The following are encoded in a window of Haliaeetus albicilla chromosome 1, bHalAlb1.1, whole genome shotgun sequence genomic DNA:
- the HELQ gene encoding helicase POLQ-like isoform X4, whose protein sequence is MLPLFKKRGLSSFGIELDFLVEEYAGSKGRFPPIKRRIKKSLYIATIEKGHALVNSLIETERIDDLGLVVVDELHMLGEGSRGATLEITLAKILYTSKNTQIIGMSATLNNVGDLQKFLQAEYYTNNFRPVELKEYVKIRDSIYAVDSKTENGFTFSRLLNFKYSSNLEKADPDHIIALVTEVIPKYSCLIFCPTKKNCENVASMLCKYLKKEFRAHREKEKQDLIKNLENIGNGSVCPILKQTIPFGIAYHHSGLTNDERKSIEEAYSTGVLCLLACTATLAAGVNLPARRVILRAPYVANDFLKKNQYKQMIGRAGRAGIDSAGESILIVQEKDKHLVQDLVNSPLENCYSSLLLELTKGMQSLLLSLVGLKIAVTHEEVNNFMCSTLLGIQQQLLSKEKSLTEIIKDGLENLIEKGLLKGRICEKDHNSKCTLTITPLGKATYKGSIDLAYCNLLYRDLKKGLEGLILESNLHLLYLATPYDMTSNYSPDWMIYLKQFNQLSAAEQKVVDIVGVPESFITKKASGQAIRKNVDSAVVNRLYLSFVLYTLLKETNIWSVSEKFNMSRGYVQNLLNSAASFASCVLHFSEELEEFWVYKALLTELTKKLTYCVKAELTPLMEVAGVLEARAKQLYNAGYKTLAHLANANPETLVKMIEHLSRRQAKQIVSSAKMLLSEKAEALQEEVEELLKVPTDIPGTC, encoded by the exons ATGTTGCCATTGTTCAAGAAAAG GGGTTTATCGAGTTTTGGGATAGAATTGGATTTCCTGGTTGAAGAATATGCAGGAAGTAAAGGAAGATTTCCACCAATCAAGAGGAGAATAAAAAAGTCTCTTTATATTGCTACTATAGAAAAAGGACATGCTCTAGTGAATTCTTTAATTGAAACAGAAAGAATTGATGACCTTGGTCTGGTTGTAGTGGATGAG TTGCATATGCTTGGTGAAGGAAGTCGTGGAGCAACACTGGAAATTACTCTTGCAAAAATTCTTTATACTAGTA aaaacactCAAATCATTGGAATGAGTGCAACTTTAAATAATGTTGGAGACCTGCAGAAGTTCCTACAAGCAGAGTACTATACTAATAACTTTAGACCG GTAGAATTAAAGGAGTACGTGAAGATACGAGACAGCATTTATGCAGTtgacagcaaaacagaaaatggcttTACTTTTTCACGTCTCCTTAATTTCAAG TATTCTAGTAATCTGGAGAAGGCAGATCCTGACCACATCATTGCACTGGTTACTGAAGTTATTCCTAAATATTCCTGCCTAATCTTTTGTCCCACTAAAAAGAACTGTGAAAATGTGGCTTCAATGTTATGCAAGTACCTCAAAAA AGAATTCAGAGCTcacagggagaaagagaaacaagatcTCATCAAGAACCTAGAGAATATTGGAAATGGAAGTGTCTGTCCTATTCTGAAGCAAACAATACCTTTTGGTATTGCCTATCACCATAGTGGCCTTacaaatgatgaaagaaaaagtatagaGGAAGCATATTCTACAGGTGTTCTGTGTCTACTTGCTTGCACAGCTACTTTAGCTGCTGGAGTCAACCTGCCAGCTAGAAG GGTTATTCTCAGAGCTCCTTATGTTGCTAATGACTTCCTGAAGAAGAACCAGTATAAACAAATGATTGGCAGAGCTGGTCGAGCTGGTATTGATAGTGCTGGAGAAAGTATTCTCATAGTGcaagaaaaagacaaacactTG GTTCAGGATTTAGTTAACAGTCCTTTGGAGAACTGTTACAGCAGTCTTCTGCTGGAGTTGACCAAGGGAATGCAGAGCCTGTTGTTATCTTTGGTTGGGCTGAAG ATAGCAGTTACCCATGAGGAAGTCAACAATTTTATGTGCAGTACATTGCTGGGtattcagcagcagctgctgtctaAAGAGAAGAGCCTTACAGAGATAATTAAAGATGGGCTAGAAAATCTAATAGAAAAAGGACTTCTAAAAGGAAGAATATGTGAGAAGGACCACAACTCCAAATGTACACTAACAATCACACCATTGGGTAAAGCTACATACAaag GGTCTATAGACTTGGCATACTGCAATCTTCTTTACAGAGACCTGAAGAAAGGTTTGGAAGGGCTGATTCTTGAGAGCAATCTTCATCTTCTATATCTGGCAACTCCATATGATATGACTTCTAACTATAGCCCAGATTGGATGATATACTTGAAACAG ttCAATCAGCTAAGTGCAGCAGAGCAAAAAGTAGTGGATATTGTGGGAGTACCTGAAAGCTTTATTACAAAAAAGGCTTCTGGTCAAGCCATCAGAAAG AATGTGGACAGTGCTGTGGTAAACAGGCTCTACCTGTCTTTTGTCCTTTATACCCTACTGAAAGAGACCAATATATGGAGTGTTTCAGAGAAATTTAATATGTCCCGAGGATATGTGCAAAATCTCCTTAATTCTGCTGCCTCATTCGCCTCCTGTGTTCTACATTTCAGTGAG GAATTGGAAGAATTCTGGGTTTATAAAGCCTTGCTGACAGAACTTACCAAGAAGTTGACATACTGTGTTAAGGCAGAACTCACCCCTCTGATGGAGGTAGCAGGGGTTCTAGAG GCACGAGCAAAACAGCTTTATAATGCAGGGTACAAAACTTTAGCACACTTGGCTAATGCAAATCCAGAAACTCTGGTCAAGATGATTGAGCACTTGTCACGACGTCAAGCCAAACAAATTGTTTCATCTGCAAAG ATGCTGCTGAGTGAAAAAGCTGAGGCTTTACAAGAAGAAGTTGAAGAACTCTTAAAGGTGCCTACAGATATCCCAGGGACCTGCTGA